A genomic segment from Mus caroli chromosome 17, CAROLI_EIJ_v1.1, whole genome shotgun sequence encodes:
- the Hmga1 gene encoding high mobility group protein HMG-I/HMG-Y isoform X1 has product MSESGSKSSQPLASKQEKDGTEKRGRGRPRKQPPVSPGTALVGSQKEPSEVPTPKRPRGRPKGSKNKGAAKTRKATTAPGRKPRGRPKKLEKEEEEGISQESSEEEQ; this is encoded by the exons ATGAGCGAGTCGGGCTCAAAGTCCAGCCAGCCCCTGGCCTCCAAGCAGGAAAAGGATGGGACTGAGAAGCGAGGCCGGGGCAGGCCGCGCAAGCAGCCTCCGGTGAGTCCTGGGACGGCGCTGGTAGGGAGTCAG AAAGAGCCCAGTGAAGTGCCAACTCCGAAGAGACCTCGGGGCCGACCAAAGGGAAGCAAGAATAAGGGCGCCGCCAAGACCCGG AAAGCCACCACAGCTCCAGGGAGGAAACCAAGGGGCAGACCCAAGAAACTG gagaaggaggaagaggagggcatCTCCCAGGAGTCCTCTGAGGAGGAGCAGTGA
- the Hmga1 gene encoding high mobility group protein HMG-I/HMG-Y isoform X4, which produces MSESGSKSSQPLASKQEKDGTEKRGRGRPRKQPPVSPGTALVGSQKEPSEVPTPKRPRGRPKGSKNKGAAKTRPPQLQGGNQGADPRNWRRRKRRASPRSPLRRSSDDHSQCRLLHSH; this is translated from the exons ATGAGCGAGTCGGGCTCAAAGTCCAGCCAGCCCCTGGCCTCCAAGCAGGAAAAGGATGGGACTGAGAAGCGAGGCCGGGGCAGGCCGCGCAAGCAGCCTCCGGTGAGTCCTGGGACGGCGCTGGTAGGGAGTCAG AAAGAGCCCAGTGAAGTGCCAACTCCGAAGAGACCTCGGGGCCGACCAAAGGGAAGCAAGAATAAGGGCGCCGCCAAGACCCGG CCACCACAGCTCCAGGGAGGAAACCAAGGGGCAGACCCAAGAAACTG gagaaggaggaagaggagggcatCTCCCAGGAGTCCTCTGAGGAGGAGCAGTGATGACCACTCGCAGTGCCGCCTGCTCCATAGCCACTGA
- the Hmga1 gene encoding high mobility group protein HMG-I/HMG-Y isoform X3 yields MSESGSKSSQPLASKQEKDGTEKRGRGRPRKQPPKEPSEVPTPKRPRGRPKGSKNKGAAKTRKATTAPGRKPRGRPKKLEKEEEEGISQESSEEEQ; encoded by the exons ATGAGCGAGTCGGGCTCAAAGTCCAGCCAGCCCCTGGCCTCCAAGCAGGAAAAGGATGGGACTGAGAAGCGAGGCCGGGGCAGGCCGCGCAAGCAGCCTCCG AAAGAGCCCAGTGAAGTGCCAACTCCGAAGAGACCTCGGGGCCGACCAAAGGGAAGCAAGAATAAGGGCGCCGCCAAGACCCGG AAAGCCACCACAGCTCCAGGGAGGAAACCAAGGGGCAGACCCAAGAAACTG gagaaggaggaagaggagggcatCTCCCAGGAGTCCTCTGAGGAGGAGCAGTGA
- the Hmga1 gene encoding high mobility group protein HMG-I/HMG-Y isoform X2: MSESGSKSSQPLASKQEKDGTEKRGRGRPRKQPPVSPGTALVGSQKEPSEVPTPKRPRGRPKGSKNKGAAKTRKATTAPGRKPRGRPKKLKEEEEGISQESSEEEQ; the protein is encoded by the exons ATGAGCGAGTCGGGCTCAAAGTCCAGCCAGCCCCTGGCCTCCAAGCAGGAAAAGGATGGGACTGAGAAGCGAGGCCGGGGCAGGCCGCGCAAGCAGCCTCCGGTGAGTCCTGGGACGGCGCTGGTAGGGAGTCAG AAAGAGCCCAGTGAAGTGCCAACTCCGAAGAGACCTCGGGGCCGACCAAAGGGAAGCAAGAATAAGGGCGCCGCCAAGACCCGG AAAGCCACCACAGCTCCAGGGAGGAAACCAAGGGGCAGACCCAAGAAACTG aaggaggaagaggagggcatCTCCCAGGAGTCCTCTGAGGAGGAGCAGTGA
- the LOC110284063 gene encoding small integral membrane protein 29-like: protein MSNTTVPNAPQANSDSMVGYVLGPFFLITLVGVVVAVVMYVQKKKRVDRLRHHLLPMYSYDPAEELQEAEQELLSDVGDPKVVHGWQSSYQHKRVPLLDIKT from the exons ATGAGTAACACGACAGTGCCCAATGCCCCCCAGGCCAACAGCGACTCTATGGTGGGCTATGTGTTGGGGCCCTTCTTCCTCATCACCCTGGTCGGGGTGGTGGTGGCCGTG GTAATGTATGTGCAGAAGAAAAAGCG GGTGGACCGGCTTCGCCATCACCTGCTTCCCATGTATAGCTATGACCCTGCAGAAGAACTACAGGAAGCTGAGCAGGAGCTGCTATCTGATGTGGGAGACCCCAAG GTGGTTCATGGCTGGCAGAGCAGCTACCAGCACAAGCGGGTGCCCCTGCTGGACATCAAGACATGA